One Burkholderia thailandensis E264 genomic window carries:
- a CDS encoding NYN domain-containing protein: MALFCDFENIALGVRDTKFEKFDIKPVLEKLLLKGSIVVKKAYCDWDRYKTFKAAMHEASFELIEIPHVRQSGKNSADIRLVVDALDLCYTKAHVDTFVIISGDSDFSPLVSKLRENAKRVIGVGVKNSTSDLLVANCDEFIFYDDLAREQQRALAKRDARKAEAGAKRTADDDRHRRHDGDARKAEAISLAVETFDALASERGESGKIWASVLKSAIKRRKPDFNESYYGFRAFGNLLEEAQARGLLEIGRDDKSGTFVFRPIQTVAVEFAGAAEAAATVDDNHAGAKPSGKKAHGKGRGAKKRVPEQMPLIVETGAEAHADADIEADAEIAEANVSAPRDFRRERTAEAARDTHPAHEAHEPREERAAREPARTDESAEAQEAEAASPARSRTRKTAAKKAKGTKARAADTSPASPAVAAEANAAGEPPPEAAAEAAPAKAPRKSAPRARRPRKTVATNES; this comes from the coding sequence ATGGCGCTCTTTTGCGACTTCGAGAACATCGCGCTCGGCGTGCGCGACACGAAGTTCGAGAAATTCGACATCAAGCCCGTGCTCGAGAAGCTGCTGCTCAAGGGCAGCATCGTCGTCAAGAAGGCGTACTGCGATTGGGATCGCTACAAGACGTTCAAGGCTGCGATGCACGAGGCGAGCTTCGAGCTGATCGAAATCCCGCACGTGCGCCAGTCCGGCAAGAATTCGGCGGACATCCGGCTCGTCGTCGACGCGCTCGATCTCTGCTACACGAAGGCGCACGTCGATACGTTCGTCATCATCAGCGGCGATTCGGACTTCTCGCCGCTCGTGTCGAAGCTGCGCGAGAACGCGAAGCGCGTGATCGGCGTCGGCGTGAAGAACTCGACGTCCGATCTGCTCGTCGCGAACTGCGACGAATTCATCTTCTACGACGACCTCGCCCGCGAGCAGCAGCGCGCGCTCGCCAAGCGCGACGCGCGCAAGGCCGAAGCGGGCGCGAAGCGCACGGCCGACGACGACAGGCACCGCAGGCACGACGGCGACGCGCGCAAGGCGGAAGCGATCTCGCTCGCCGTCGAGACGTTCGACGCGCTCGCGTCCGAGCGCGGCGAGAGCGGCAAGATCTGGGCGTCGGTGCTCAAGAGCGCGATCAAGCGCCGCAAGCCGGATTTCAACGAGTCGTACTACGGCTTCCGCGCGTTCGGCAACCTGCTAGAGGAAGCGCAGGCGCGCGGGCTGCTCGAAATCGGCCGCGACGACAAATCAGGCACGTTCGTGTTCCGGCCGATCCAGACGGTTGCCGTCGAGTTCGCCGGCGCGGCTGAGGCGGCCGCGACCGTCGACGACAATCACGCGGGCGCGAAGCCGTCGGGCAAGAAGGCGCACGGCAAGGGTCGCGGCGCGAAGAAGCGCGTGCCCGAGCAGATGCCGCTGATCGTCGAGACGGGCGCGGAAGCTCACGCGGACGCCGACATCGAAGCGGACGCAGAGATCGCCGAAGCGAACGTCTCCGCGCCGCGCGACTTCCGCCGCGAACGCACGGCGGAAGCCGCGCGCGATACGCATCCGGCGCACGAAGCGCACGAGCCGCGTGAAGAGCGGGCCGCGCGCGAACCGGCTCGCACGGATGAATCGGCCGAAGCGCAGGAAGCCGAGGCGGCGAGCCCCGCGCGCTCGCGCACTCGCAAGACCGCGGCGAAAAAGGCCAAGGGGACCAAGGCGCGCGCGGCGGACACATCGCCCGCGTCGCCCGCCGTCGCCGCGGAGGCGAACGCGGCCGGCGAACCACCTCCCGAAGCGGCAGCCGAAGCGGCGCCGGCAAAGGCCCCGCGCAAGTCGGCCCCGCGTGCGCGCCGTCCGCGCAAAACCGTGGCGACGAACGAATCCTGA
- a CDS encoding MFS transporter, with translation MTKIARRLMPLLVIMFLIAFIDRQNVGFAKLQMVHALGMTETSYGLGASLFFIGYLLFEVPSTLALHRFGARLWLARIMMTWGVITVLLGFTHSTSVFYVFRFLLGVAEAGFYPGVIYYLTLWFPQSHRTRVLGLFTLGSALANMLGSLAGGLLLSLDGRLGLAGWQWVFVATGLPAVAVAFVALRYLPESVERATFLADDEKRVVLAALKREASPEAVSESPWRALVDPRVLMFALAYMLMSTSLYGVTYWLPTLLKSSGVPASLNGLLNMIPWAIAALLLLWLPARLKRERLVLKAMAIVAGVGVAGFALSLALPGLPLRFAALVLGGACIPLLYPCFWSLPPRFFSGARAAASIAAINSIGNLGGFFAQNLMPYVGKAAGSTSAPMLVPVVCLAALGVGMLAAASVAGRRRAAGMAA, from the coding sequence ATGACGAAAATCGCGCGGCGGCTAATGCCGCTGCTCGTCATCATGTTCCTGATCGCGTTCATCGACCGGCAGAACGTCGGTTTCGCGAAGCTGCAGATGGTCCACGCGCTCGGGATGACCGAGACGTCGTACGGGCTCGGCGCGTCGCTGTTCTTCATCGGCTACCTGCTGTTCGAGGTGCCGAGCACGCTCGCGCTGCACCGGTTCGGCGCGCGCCTCTGGCTCGCGCGCATCATGATGACGTGGGGCGTGATCACGGTCCTGCTCGGCTTCACGCATTCGACGAGCGTCTTCTACGTATTCCGTTTTCTGCTCGGCGTCGCGGAGGCGGGCTTCTATCCGGGCGTCATCTATTACCTGACGCTGTGGTTCCCGCAGAGCCACCGCACGCGCGTGCTCGGCCTCTTCACGCTTGGCAGCGCGCTCGCGAACATGCTCGGCTCGCTCGCGGGCGGGCTGCTGCTGTCGCTCGACGGCCGGCTCGGGCTTGCCGGCTGGCAATGGGTGTTCGTCGCGACGGGGCTGCCCGCTGTCGCCGTCGCGTTCGTCGCGTTGCGCTATCTGCCGGAGTCGGTCGAGCGCGCGACGTTCCTCGCCGACGACGAGAAGCGTGTCGTGCTCGCCGCGCTCAAGCGCGAGGCGTCGCCGGAGGCGGTGTCCGAATCGCCGTGGCGCGCGCTCGTCGATCCGCGCGTGCTGATGTTCGCGCTTGCGTACATGCTGATGTCGACGTCGCTGTACGGCGTCACGTACTGGCTGCCGACGCTCCTGAAGAGCAGCGGCGTGCCTGCGTCGCTGAACGGGCTGCTGAACATGATTCCTTGGGCGATCGCGGCGCTGCTGCTGTTGTGGTTGCCCGCGCGGCTCAAGCGCGAGCGGCTCGTGCTGAAGGCGATGGCCATCGTCGCGGGCGTCGGCGTTGCCGGCTTCGCGCTCAGCCTCGCGCTGCCGGGCCTGCCTTTGCGCTTCGCCGCGCTCGTGCTGGGCGGCGCGTGCATCCCGCTGCTGTATCCGTGCTTCTGGTCGCTGCCGCCGCGTTTCTTTTCCGGCGCGCGCGCCGCGGCGAGCATCGCGGCGATCAACTCGATCGGCAATCTCGGCGGCTTCTTCGCGCAGAACCTGATGCCGTACGTCGGCAAGGCCGCGGGCAGCACGAGCGCGCCGATGCTGGTGCCCGTCGTGTGTCTCGCCGCGCTTGGCGTCGGCATGCTCGCCGCCGCGTCGGTGGCCGGCCGGCGGCGGGCGGCGGGCATGGCGGCCTGA
- a CDS encoding GntR family transcriptional regulator: protein MHATDDRLPRYQRLRDELAALIAARHWRPGEAIPTEQALAKRYDVAIGTVRKAVDLLVADGMLERFQGRGTFVRRASFDSSLFRFFRFQSKHGERRIPESRILRREVVEATSAVAAALQIPARAPVIEMTRVRLIDGAPMLAEEIWLPYDRFAAFSRLELDSIGDLLYPVYEAHCNQIVASATETLTVEAIGPAHARLLRIEPGTPAVVIERLAYGYDRRPLEWRRSRGPASEFIYQAEIR, encoded by the coding sequence ATGCACGCTACCGACGACCGTCTCCCCCGCTATCAGCGCCTGCGCGACGAGCTGGCCGCGCTCATCGCCGCGCGGCACTGGCGGCCGGGCGAAGCGATCCCGACCGAGCAGGCGCTCGCGAAACGCTACGACGTCGCGATCGGAACGGTGCGCAAGGCGGTCGATCTGCTCGTCGCCGACGGGATGCTCGAACGCTTCCAGGGGCGCGGCACGTTCGTGCGGCGCGCGAGCTTCGACAGCTCGCTGTTTCGCTTCTTTCGCTTCCAGAGCAAGCACGGCGAGCGCCGGATACCGGAGAGCCGGATCCTGCGCCGCGAGGTCGTCGAAGCGACTTCGGCCGTCGCGGCCGCGCTGCAGATCCCGGCCCGCGCGCCGGTGATCGAGATGACGCGGGTGCGGCTGATCGACGGCGCGCCGATGCTCGCCGAGGAAATCTGGCTGCCGTACGACCGCTTCGCCGCGTTCTCGCGGCTCGAACTCGACTCGATCGGCGACCTGCTGTACCCCGTCTACGAAGCGCACTGCAACCAGATCGTCGCGTCGGCCACCGAGACGCTGACCGTCGAGGCGATCGGCCCCGCGCACGCACGCCTGCTGCGCATCGAGCCGGGCACGCCCGCCGTCGTGATCGAGCGGCTCGCGTACGGCTACGACCGCCGGCCGCTCGAATGGCGGCGCTCGCGCGGCCCCGCGAGCGAGTTCATCTATCAGGCGGAAATCCGCTAA
- a CDS encoding HAD hydrolase-like protein, whose translation MAYKLIAFDFDGTLADSLACFLLALSESARQHGFRAIDGALLPQVRGMSAHEIVKLLGVPPWKVPLIAADMRRRMHARASDVRLFAGIDATLRALAQRGTRIAIATSNSEAVVRAIAGPATCAHIRHFSCGISLFGKARRLRALAHASGFACADVLYVGDEVRDAQAADRAGIAFRGVAWGYTAPDALQAHCRMPLIERPEELLAL comes from the coding sequence TTGGCCTACAAGCTTATCGCCTTCGATTTCGACGGCACGCTCGCGGATTCGCTCGCGTGCTTTCTTCTGGCATTGTCCGAATCCGCGCGGCAGCACGGCTTTCGCGCGATCGACGGCGCGTTGCTGCCGCAGGTGCGCGGGATGTCCGCGCACGAGATCGTCAAGCTGCTCGGCGTGCCGCCGTGGAAAGTGCCGCTCATCGCCGCCGACATGCGGCGGCGGATGCATGCGCGCGCTTCCGACGTGCGGCTCTTTGCGGGAATCGACGCGACATTGCGCGCGCTCGCGCAGCGCGGCACTCGCATTGCCATCGCGACGTCGAACTCGGAGGCCGTCGTGCGCGCGATCGCCGGACCCGCGACGTGTGCGCACATCCGGCATTTCAGTTGCGGGATCTCGCTGTTCGGCAAGGCCCGGCGGCTGCGCGCGCTCGCGCACGCAAGCGGCTTCGCGTGCGCCGACGTGCTGTACGTCGGCGACGAAGTGCGCGACGCACAGGCCGCGGATCGCGCGGGGATTGCATTCAGGGGCGTCGCGTGGGGCTATACCGCGCCGGATGCGTTGCAGGCGCATTGCCGGATGCCGTTGATCGAGCGGCCGGAGGAGTTGCTGGCGCTGTAG
- a CDS encoding Lrp/AsnC family transcriptional regulator, producing the protein MCATKKSAPKAAAQPAGADIDRVDRAILRMLQRDASISNVALAAKVNLSAPACLRRVERLKEMGLIRGIVALLEPKALNAGMLVMIGVVLDRSTPDSFGAFEQAAQKVSGCMECHVVTGEFDYIMLIRTRDSDTFNRLHAEQLLYLPGVRQIRTFVVLKEILSTTSFPI; encoded by the coding sequence ATGTGCGCAACAAAAAAATCCGCACCGAAGGCCGCCGCGCAACCGGCGGGCGCGGACATCGACCGCGTCGATCGCGCGATCCTGCGCATGCTGCAGCGCGACGCGTCGATCTCGAACGTCGCGCTCGCCGCGAAGGTGAACCTGAGCGCGCCCGCATGCCTGCGCCGCGTCGAGCGCCTGAAGGAGATGGGGCTGATCCGCGGGATCGTCGCGCTGCTCGAGCCGAAGGCGCTGAACGCGGGAATGCTCGTGATGATCGGCGTCGTGCTCGACCGCTCGACGCCCGACTCGTTCGGCGCGTTCGAGCAGGCCGCGCAGAAGGTGTCGGGCTGCATGGAATGCCACGTCGTGACGGGCGAGTTCGACTACATCATGCTGATCCGCACGCGCGACAGCGATACGTTCAACCGGCTGCACGCCGAGCAGTTGCTGTACCTGCCCGGCGTGCGGCAGATCCGCACGTTCGTCGTGCTGAAGGAGATTCTGTCGACGACGAGCTTTCCGATTTGA
- a CDS encoding MFS transporter: MFEWFATVSLRERRTFWACFGGWALDALDMQMFSLVIPAIVAEWSLSRTQAGFVGGATLVASAIGGWVAGMLSDRFGRVRTLQWTIACFAVGTFACAFATSYPQFVVLKALQGAGFGGEWAAGAVLMAETIRAEHRGKAMGAVQSAWALGWAAAVLLYALAFSLMPAALAWRAMFAIGLLPALLIVYVRRGIVEPSVSASSPSNTPAAARASVPLVGIFSRDTRRMTLIGALLGVGAHGGYYALMTWLPTYLKVERHLSVLGTGGYLAVIIVAFFCGCIASAQLLDRIGRRGTILAFAACCIATVIAYLFLPLGNAAMLVLGFPLGFFAAGIPASMGALFNELYPRGTRGTGVGFCYNFGRVASAGFPVLVGHMSADMPLGTAIGIDAAIAYSIVVVAVLLLPETRARALDDLAVAHATADARADRIGAPGARHR, from the coding sequence GTGTTCGAATGGTTCGCCACCGTATCGCTGCGCGAACGGCGCACGTTCTGGGCCTGCTTCGGCGGCTGGGCGCTCGATGCGCTCGACATGCAAATGTTCAGCCTCGTGATCCCCGCGATCGTCGCCGAATGGTCGCTGTCGCGCACGCAGGCGGGCTTCGTCGGCGGCGCGACGCTCGTCGCATCGGCAATCGGCGGCTGGGTAGCCGGCATGCTGTCCGACCGCTTCGGCCGCGTGCGCACGCTGCAATGGACGATCGCGTGCTTCGCCGTCGGCACGTTCGCGTGCGCGTTCGCGACGAGCTATCCGCAGTTCGTCGTCCTGAAGGCGCTGCAGGGCGCGGGCTTCGGCGGCGAATGGGCCGCGGGCGCCGTGCTGATGGCGGAGACGATCCGCGCCGAGCATCGCGGCAAGGCGATGGGCGCCGTGCAGAGCGCATGGGCGCTCGGCTGGGCGGCCGCCGTGCTGCTCTATGCACTCGCGTTCTCGCTGATGCCCGCCGCGCTCGCGTGGCGCGCGATGTTCGCCATCGGGCTGCTGCCCGCGCTGCTGATCGTCTATGTGCGGCGCGGGATCGTCGAGCCTTCGGTGAGCGCGTCGAGCCCGTCGAACACGCCGGCCGCGGCACGAGCGAGCGTGCCGCTCGTCGGCATCTTCTCGCGCGACACGCGGCGCATGACGCTGATCGGCGCACTGCTCGGCGTCGGCGCACACGGCGGCTACTACGCGCTGATGACATGGCTGCCGACCTATCTGAAAGTCGAGCGGCATCTGTCGGTGCTCGGCACGGGCGGCTATCTGGCCGTCATCATCGTCGCGTTCTTCTGCGGCTGCATCGCAAGCGCGCAGTTGCTCGACCGCATCGGGCGGCGCGGCACGATCCTCGCGTTCGCCGCGTGCTGCATCGCGACCGTGATCGCGTATCTGTTCCTGCCGCTCGGCAACGCCGCGATGCTCGTGCTCGGCTTTCCGCTCGGCTTCTTCGCGGCCGGCATCCCGGCGAGCATGGGCGCGCTCTTCAACGAACTGTATCCGCGCGGCACCCGGGGCACGGGCGTCGGCTTTTGCTACAACTTCGGGCGCGTCGCGTCGGCGGGCTTTCCGGTGCTCGTCGGACACATGTCGGCCGACATGCCGCTCGGCACCGCGATCGGCATCGACGCGGCGATCGCATATTCGATCGTCGTCGTCGCGGTGCTGTTGCTGCCCGAGACACGCGCGCGCGCGCTCGACGATCTCGCGGTCGCGCACGCCACCGCCGATGCGCGAGCCGATCGCATCGGCGCGCCGGGCGCGCGGCATCGTTGA
- a CDS encoding amidohydrolase family protein: protein MSGQEWSACAHAAAMRRAASDITAIDAHAHVFETGLPLAGRRRYAPDYDAPLDAYLAQLDAHRVSHGVLVQPSFLGSDCRYLLRALAQQPRRLRGVAVIDAGCEPHVLDTLDRAGVVGIRLNLIGMPDPALDGPAWRATLERIAALRWHVELHAQAQRLGRLIAPLLAHRVNVVVDHFGRPNPACGIADAGFRDLLRTAATRRVWVKVSGVYRNWPLAPGEANARAQEAFDALAAEFGAERLVWGSDWPHTQFERTETFGRAFALARQWMRDDAMRRAIFVETPARLFRFGELHGA from the coding sequence TTGAGCGGGCAGGAGTGGAGCGCGTGCGCGCATGCAGCGGCGATGCGGCGCGCGGCCAGCGACATCACGGCGATCGACGCGCACGCGCACGTGTTCGAAACGGGGTTGCCGCTCGCCGGCCGGCGCCGCTACGCGCCCGATTACGACGCGCCGCTCGATGCATACCTCGCGCAGCTCGACGCGCATCGCGTATCGCACGGCGTGCTCGTGCAACCGAGCTTTCTCGGCAGCGACTGCCGCTACCTGCTGCGCGCGCTCGCGCAGCAGCCGCGGCGCTTGCGCGGCGTCGCCGTGATCGACGCGGGCTGCGAACCGCACGTACTCGATACGCTCGATCGCGCGGGCGTCGTCGGCATCCGGCTGAACCTGATCGGCATGCCGGACCCGGCGCTCGACGGCCCGGCATGGCGCGCGACGCTCGAGCGCATCGCGGCGCTGCGCTGGCACGTCGAACTGCACGCGCAAGCGCAGCGGCTCGGGCGGCTGATCGCGCCGCTGCTCGCGCATCGCGTGAATGTCGTCGTCGATCATTTCGGCCGCCCGAACCCGGCATGCGGCATCGCCGACGCCGGCTTTCGCGATCTGCTGCGCACGGCCGCGACGCGCCGCGTCTGGGTGAAGGTCTCCGGCGTCTATCGCAACTGGCCCCTCGCGCCCGGCGAAGCGAACGCCCGCGCGCAAGAGGCGTTCGATGCGCTCGCGGCCGAGTTCGGCGCCGAGCGGCTCGTGTGGGGCAGCGACTGGCCGCATACGCAGTTCGAAAGGACGGAGACGTTCGGCCGCGCCTTCGCGCTCGCCCGGCAATGGATGCGCGACGATGCGATGCGCCGCGCGATCTTCGTCGAGACACCCGCGCGGCTGTTTCGGTTCGGCGAGCTTCACGGCGCATGA